A portion of the Blautia hansenii DSM 20583 genome contains these proteins:
- a CDS encoding YesL family protein: MSSLFNMDSPIMRFLSRVCDIMILNILCIVFCIPIITAGASVTAMYTVTLKMVRGEESYIFKGFLKAFKENFKQSTIIWLIMAAIGIFIYVDYRATAFLPGNMSTIFQILIGALGILYFMILVYVFPYTARFINNIKNIFKNSLLIAILNLPWTILLMLIPLGLGFLTFLTASTLVYGSMLWLLFGFASVAYVCSIILRKVFEKYEPHEEEEENELPEISEK, encoded by the coding sequence ATGAGCAGCTTGTTTAATATGGACAGTCCGATTATGCGTTTTCTGTCCCGTGTATGCGATATTATGATTTTAAATATTTTATGTATTGTATTTTGTATTCCTATTATTACTGCCGGCGCTTCTGTCACCGCCATGTATACCGTTACTCTGAAAATGGTGCGTGGAGAAGAGTCTTATATTTTCAAAGGCTTCTTAAAAGCCTTTAAAGAAAATTTCAAACAGTCTACGATTATCTGGCTGATTATGGCAGCTATCGGAATTTTTATTTATGTTGATTATCGTGCTACTGCCTTCCTTCCGGGGAATATGAGCACAATTTTCCAGATTTTAATCGGTGCATTAGGTATTCTTTATTTTATGATACTGGTATATGTTTTCCCATATACGGCGCGTTTCATAAATAATATTAAAAATATTTTTAAAAATTCTCTGTTAATTGCAATTTTAAATCTCCCTTGGACCATTCTTTTAATGCTTATTCCTCTGGGACTGGGATTTCTAACCTTCTTAACAGCTTCAACACTGGTGTACGGCAGTATGCTGTGGCTGCTTTTTGGCTTTGCCAGTGTGGCTTATGTATGCTCCATTATTTTAAGAAAAGTCTTTGAAAAATATGAGCCACATGAGGAAGAAGAAGAAAATGAACTTCCTGAAATCTCCGAAAAATAA
- a CDS encoding HlyC/CorC family transporter, whose amino-acid sequence MDSSDAIQFLILIILICLSAFFSSAETSMTTVNKIRIQALADQGDKRALTLLNVIEDSGKLLSTILIGNNIVNISASSLATTLTMRLFGSAAVSISTGIITLLVLIFGEITPKTLATVHSEKMALSYAKVIRILMFILTPIIFIINKLAQGVLTLMRIDANAKCNTITEHELRTLVNVGHEEGVIESEERQMIYNVFDFGDSQAEDVMIPRIDVTFADVNSSYEDLVGLFRDEKHTRFPVFEDTTDNIIGIVNVKDLLLTSKEDFSVRKILREAYFTYEYKRTSELLMEMKENSVTFAVVLDEYGATSGIVTLEDLIEEIVGDIHDEYDSEEEELREIIPNREYIALGSARLDDLDETLHLNIVSDDYDSIGGYIIEQLDRFPAAGESVTTDGGVKLVVDKAERNRIETVHIYLPEKTEENFDE is encoded by the coding sequence TTGGATTCCAGTGACGCCATACAGTTTCTGATTTTGATTATTCTCATTTGCCTTTCCGCATTTTTTTCATCAGCAGAAACTTCTATGACAACAGTGAACAAAATTCGTATTCAAGCTTTAGCCGACCAAGGGGACAAGCGAGCCCTGACACTTTTGAACGTAATTGAAGACTCCGGCAAGCTTCTGAGTACCATTCTTATCGGTAACAACATTGTAAACATCAGTGCATCTTCCCTTGCCACTACGCTTACCATGCGCTTGTTCGGCAGTGCTGCCGTAAGTATCAGTACGGGTATTATTACTCTTCTGGTCTTAATCTTTGGGGAAATCACTCCAAAAACTCTGGCAACTGTACATTCCGAAAAAATGGCACTGTCTTATGCAAAAGTCATTCGCATTTTAATGTTCATTCTGACGCCGATTATCTTTATTATCAATAAGCTGGCGCAGGGTGTTCTGACGCTGATGCGGATTGATGCCAATGCAAAATGCAATACCATTACCGAGCATGAGCTTCGTACTTTGGTAAATGTAGGACATGAAGAAGGAGTTATTGAAAGCGAAGAACGTCAAATGATTTATAATGTATTTGATTTCGGCGACTCTCAGGCAGAAGATGTCATGATACCACGTATTGATGTAACCTTCGCTGATGTAAACAGTTCATATGAAGACTTAGTCGGTCTGTTTCGTGATGAAAAGCATACACGCTTCCCTGTCTTTGAGGATACCACCGACAATATTATCGGTATTGTCAATGTAAAAGACCTGCTTCTTACAAGCAAGGAAGATTTTTCCGTGCGGAAAATTTTAAGAGAGGCTTATTTCACTTACGAATACAAACGAACCTCTGAGCTTCTGATGGAAATGAAAGAAAATTCAGTAACCTTTGCCGTTGTATTGGATGAATACGGAGCGACCTCCGGTATTGTGACTCTGGAAGATTTAATTGAAGAAATTGTAGGGGACATCCATGACGAATATGACTCAGAGGAAGAAGAGCTTCGTGAAATTATCCCGAACCGTGAGTATATCGCTCTTGGTTCTGCCAGACTTGACGATTTAGATGAAACACTTCACTTGAATATTGTTTCTGATGATTATGACTCCATTGGAGGCTATATCATTGAACAGCTCGACAGATTTCCTGCTGCCGGCGAGTCCGTCACCACAGATGGCGGTGTAAAACTTGTTGTAGATAAAGCAGAACGAAATCGTATCGAAACCGTTCATATTTATCTTCCTGAAAAAACCGAAGAAAATTTTGACGAATAA